In Phycisphaeraceae bacterium, a genomic segment contains:
- a CDS encoding glycosyltransferase family 2 protein — protein MRVLIVIPVYNEVSTVEGVLRAVRQYAEHILVIDDASTDGTGEVLKRIQGELGFKLIARKANAGYGRAMQDGLRAGAEGGYDWVITMDCDEQHEPASIPRFIAIARQGELDVISGSRYLSLDDADGVPPADRRSINLRITDEINDRLGLCLTDGFCGFKAYRVEAVGELELTEDGYAFPMQFWVEAVAAGLRIGEIPVRLIYTDAKRSFGGGLDDPAIRYGHYQEVLHRAICRRACQLSRVARTGLGCQRC, from the coding sequence ATGCGGGTTTTGATTGTTATTCCGGTGTATAACGAGGTTTCGACGGTCGAGGGTGTTCTGCGAGCTGTACGTCAGTATGCGGAGCACATCCTTGTGATCGACGACGCATCGACCGATGGCACGGGTGAAGTGCTGAAACGGATTCAAGGCGAGTTGGGGTTCAAGTTGATTGCGCGCAAGGCGAATGCGGGGTATGGCCGCGCTATGCAGGATGGGCTGCGTGCCGGTGCTGAAGGCGGGTATGACTGGGTCATCACGATGGACTGTGATGAGCAGCACGAGCCGGCGTCGATTCCGAGGTTTATCGCGATTGCCAGGCAAGGCGAACTCGATGTGATCAGCGGGTCTCGGTACCTGAGCCTCGATGATGCGGATGGTGTTCCGCCAGCTGATCGTCGCTCGATCAACCTTCGCATCACCGATGAGATCAACGACCGACTGGGCCTGTGTCTGACGGACGGGTTCTGCGGTTTCAAGGCGTATCGCGTCGAGGCGGTTGGTGAGTTGGAACTTACAGAAGACGGGTATGCATTCCCGATGCAGTTCTGGGTCGAGGCGGTAGCCGCAGGGCTGCGGATCGGTGAGATTCCGGTGCGCCTGATTTACACTGATGCGAAGCGATCGTTTGGTGGGGGACTTGACGACCCTGCGATTCGCTACGGGCATTATCAGGAAGTGCTGCACCGGGCGATCTGTCGCCGGGCGTGTCAACTCTCGCGTGTGGCCCGTACGGGGCTCGGGTGCCAGCGCTGCTGA
- a CDS encoding PilZ domain-containing protein, with protein MREKCVHVHVILHLARQASDNSTMQGEPVEQTPFVDAERRRQGRVPCEDLRCNLGKVFDLSAEGARVLVRRFKAPIVGRQISVEVKGYGISVTLDAQIMRSTRISFGQHDVGLKFDNLTASQRQVICDLVRTHSVRYSIVRAMA; from the coding sequence ATGCGCGAAAAGTGCGTGCATGTCCATGTCATCCTGCATCTCGCGCGTCAAGCATCCGACAACTCGACTATGCAGGGTGAACCAGTCGAACAAACTCCGTTCGTCGACGCTGAGCGCCGCCGACAAGGGCGAGTCCCGTGCGAAGATCTGCGCTGTAACCTCGGCAAGGTGTTCGATCTTTCCGCTGAAGGTGCTCGAGTGCTCGTCCGCCGCTTCAAAGCCCCGATCGTCGGTCGGCAGATCTCGGTCGAAGTCAAAGGCTACGGAATATCCGTCACTCTCGATGCCCAGATCATGCGCTCGACCCGCATCTCCTTCGGGCAGCATGACGTGGGCCTCAAGTTTGATAATCTCACAGCCTCGCAGCGACAAGTCATCTGCGATCTCGTGCGCACGCACTCCGTCCGCTACTCAATTGTGCGCGCCATGGCTTGA